One genomic region from Sciurus carolinensis chromosome 2, mSciCar1.2, whole genome shotgun sequence encodes:
- the Ppdpf gene encoding pancreatic progenitor cell differentiation and proliferation factor, whose amino-acid sequence MAAIPSSGSLVATHDYYRRRLGSASSNSSCGSVEYPGEAIPQHPGLPKADPGHWWASFFFGKSTLPFMATVLESPEHAESTQASTGMVTRRLAPETTRKQPVSQPSQASTGPPS is encoded by the exons ATGGCAGCCATCCCCTCCAGCGGCTCGCTCGTGGCCACCCACGACTACTACCGGC GCCGCCTGGGCTCCGCGTCCAGCAACAGCTCCTGCGGAAGTGTGGAGTACCCTGGGGAGGCCATCCCCCAGCACCCGG GTCTCCCCAAGGCCGACCCGGGTCACTGGTGGGCCAGCTTCTTCTTCGGGAAGTCCACTCTTCCGTTCATGGCCACAGTGTTGGAATCCCCAGAACA CGCGGAATCCACCCAGGCCTCCACCGGTATGGTCACCCGTCGCCTGGCTCCAGAAACCACAAGGAAGCAGCCTGTCAGCCAGCCCAGCCAGGCCAGCACTGGGCCTCCATCCTGA